The following coding sequences are from one Nicotiana tomentosiformis chromosome 3, ASM39032v3, whole genome shotgun sequence window:
- the LOC104116681 gene encoding uncharacterized protein isoform X3, whose product MNYTFWNQVELEIAQVGSVLGVEVETPSRSYSTQLIASNDTKDASLVANAKDGFLLKRQIYTLKVPQVAGGSILSIKVSWSQKLLYQDGQFSLNIPFSFPWYVNPVANLLCKKERIQLNVNSGMGTEILCESSSHPLKETRRLASNLGFLYEREVRAWSMNDFNFSYKVPSSEIRGSVLLNSPSMLDIDQREMFCFYLNPPTVNRKKVFRKEVVYIVDISASMQGKPLENVKAALLAALSKLNPADTFNIIAFNENSLLFSSSMVTSSKESIGQAIQWIDQNIVAEGSTDISLPLNQAIEMLSKNGDSIPLVFLITDGSVGDEREICEALRGQLMKRGLKAPRISTFGIGLYCNHYFLQMLAQMGRGYYDAAYDVDSISSRLERLLNSTSSVILADLRIDALENLDSFELYPCYLPDLLSSRSLIVSGRLFGNCPDSIKVSGTLADSSNFVVDVKVQKAKDFPLERVFARRQIEMLTANAWFSGSKQLEEKVVKLSLQTGVPSEYSNLILVENKKERQTSKLEVTDEKTSDLNVKKVIYLRALGFGFGNLKATVDNLPVEAAEPKLHETSEMVFAAASNFCGKLCDCCCCMCFIQFCSRVNDRCAVTLAQLCTALACFECFSFCCEVCGECG is encoded by the exons GGTTCAGTTCTAGGTGTGGAAGTTGAAACACCATCAAGATCATATTCTACCCAATTGATTGCATCAAATGATACCAAAGATGCCAGTTTAGTAGCCAATGCTAAAGATGGGTTCTTACTGAAACGCCAGATATACACGTTAAAGGTCCCTCAG GTTGCCGGAGGTTCTATTCTCTCCATTAAAGTCAGTTGGTCACAGAAATTACTGTATCAAGATGGTCAATTTTCCTTAAATATACCTTTCAGTTTCCCATGGTATGTCAATCCAGTTGCAAATCTATTGTGTAAGAAAGAAAGGATTCAGTTGAACGTGAACTCTGGTATGGGGACAGAGATTTTATGCGAAAGCTCTAGTCATCCTTTAAAG GAAACAAGACGTCTGGCCAGTAATTTAGGATTTTTATACGAGAGGGAAGTTCGGGCATGGTCGATGAATGACTTCAATTTCTCGTACAAA GTCCCTTCAAGCGAGATCCGTGGGAGTGTGCTCCTGAACTCTCCGTCTATGCTTGATATTGATCAGAGAGAAATGTTTTGCTTCTATCTTAACCCACCAACTGTCAATAGGAAGAAG GTTTTCAGGAAAGAAGTGGTATATATTGTTGATATAAGTGCAAGCATGCAAGGAAAGCCTCTTGAGAATGTCAAAGCCGCACTACTGGCTGCCCTCTCTAAGCTCAATCCAGCGGATACTTTTAACATCATCGCTTTCAATGAGAATAGCTTATTGTTTTCATCATCCATGGTGACATCAAGCAAGGAGTCAATCGGACAAGCAATTCAGTGGATTGATCAGAATATTGTAGCTGAGGGAAGTACTGACATTTCCCTGCCTCTAAACCAG GCAATAGAGATGCTATCAAAAAATGGTGATTCAATTCCTCTTGTTTTTCTAATCACTGATGGATCTGTTGGAGATGAAAGAGAAATTTGTGAAGCCTTGAGGGGACAGTTGATGAAGAGAGGCTTGAAAGCTCCGCGAATTTCGACTTTTGGCATTG GTTTATACTGTAATCACTACTTCTTGCAAATGCTTGCTCAGATGGGGAGAGGTTACTATGATGCTGCATACGATGTAG ATTCAATCAGTTCTCGGCTAGAAAGACTACTTAACAGCACATCATCAGTCATTCTTGCGGACCTGAGAATCGATGCTTTGGAAAATCTTGATTCATTTGAG CTATATCCATGTTATCTGCCAGACCTGTTGTCTTCAAGATCACTGATTGTATCTGGCAGATTATTTGGGAACTGTCCTGACTCTATTAAAGTTAGCGGTACTTTAGCAGATTCGAGCAATTTCGTGGTGGATGTCAAAGTGCAAAAAGCTAAGGATTTTCCTTTGGAAAGA GTTTTCGCAAGGAGACAAATTGAAATGCTAACTGCCAATGCCTGGTTTTCCGGAAGCAAGCAACTGGAGGAGAAG GTTGTGAAATTGAGCTTGCAAACAGGGGTGCCTTCAGAATATTCCAACTTGATTTTGGTTGAAAATAAAAAGGAGAGGCAGACCTCTAAATTAGAGGTAACAGATGAG AAGACCTCCGACTTGAATGTCAAGAAAGTCATATACCTTCGAGCACTAGGTTTTGGTTTCGGCAACTTGAAGGCCACAGTAGACAATCTTCCTGTGGAAGCAGCAGAACCCAAGTTGCATGAAACTTCAGAAATGGTATTTGCAGCTGCTTCAAACTTTTGCGGCAAACTATGTGACTGTTGCTGTTGCATGTGTTTCATACAGTTCTGTTCTCGGGTTAATGATCGATGTGCTGTTACTTTAGCACAGCTTTGTACAGCACTTgcttgttttgagtgttttaGTTTTTGTTGTGAAGTCTGTGGAGAATGCGGCTAA
- the LOC104116681 gene encoding uncharacterized protein isoform X4, translating to MSLVRSVLFIFMGSVLGVEVETPSRSYSTQLIASNDTKDASLVANAKDGFLLKRQIYTLKVPQVAGGSILSIKVSWSQKLLYQDGQFSLNIPFSFPWYVNPVANLLCKKERIQLNVNSGMGTEILCESSSHPLKETRRLASNLGFLYEREVRAWSMNDFNFSYKVPSSEIRGSVLLNSPSMLDIDQREMFCFYLNPPTVNRKKVFRKEVVYIVDISASMQGKPLENVKAALLAALSKLNPADTFNIIAFNENSLLFSSSMVTSSKESIGQAIQWIDQNIVAEGSTDISLPLNQAIEMLSKNGDSIPLVFLITDGSVGDEREICEALRGQLMKRGLKAPRISTFGIGLYCNHYFLQMLAQMGRGYYDAAYDVDSISSRLERLLNSTSSVILADLRIDALENLDSFELYPCYLPDLLSSRSLIVSGRLFGNCPDSIKVSGTLADSSNFVVDVKVQKAKDFPLERVFARRQIEMLTANAWFSGSKQLEEKVVKLSLQTGVPSEYSNLILVENKKERQTSKLEVTDEKTSDLNVKKVIYLRALGFGFGNLKATVDNLPVEAAEPKLHETSEMVFAAASNFCGKLCDCCCCMCFIQFCSRVNDRCAVTLAQLCTALACFECFSFCCEVCGECG from the exons GGTTCAGTTCTAGGTGTGGAAGTTGAAACACCATCAAGATCATATTCTACCCAATTGATTGCATCAAATGATACCAAAGATGCCAGTTTAGTAGCCAATGCTAAAGATGGGTTCTTACTGAAACGCCAGATATACACGTTAAAGGTCCCTCAG GTTGCCGGAGGTTCTATTCTCTCCATTAAAGTCAGTTGGTCACAGAAATTACTGTATCAAGATGGTCAATTTTCCTTAAATATACCTTTCAGTTTCCCATGGTATGTCAATCCAGTTGCAAATCTATTGTGTAAGAAAGAAAGGATTCAGTTGAACGTGAACTCTGGTATGGGGACAGAGATTTTATGCGAAAGCTCTAGTCATCCTTTAAAG GAAACAAGACGTCTGGCCAGTAATTTAGGATTTTTATACGAGAGGGAAGTTCGGGCATGGTCGATGAATGACTTCAATTTCTCGTACAAA GTCCCTTCAAGCGAGATCCGTGGGAGTGTGCTCCTGAACTCTCCGTCTATGCTTGATATTGATCAGAGAGAAATGTTTTGCTTCTATCTTAACCCACCAACTGTCAATAGGAAGAAG GTTTTCAGGAAAGAAGTGGTATATATTGTTGATATAAGTGCAAGCATGCAAGGAAAGCCTCTTGAGAATGTCAAAGCCGCACTACTGGCTGCCCTCTCTAAGCTCAATCCAGCGGATACTTTTAACATCATCGCTTTCAATGAGAATAGCTTATTGTTTTCATCATCCATGGTGACATCAAGCAAGGAGTCAATCGGACAAGCAATTCAGTGGATTGATCAGAATATTGTAGCTGAGGGAAGTACTGACATTTCCCTGCCTCTAAACCAG GCAATAGAGATGCTATCAAAAAATGGTGATTCAATTCCTCTTGTTTTTCTAATCACTGATGGATCTGTTGGAGATGAAAGAGAAATTTGTGAAGCCTTGAGGGGACAGTTGATGAAGAGAGGCTTGAAAGCTCCGCGAATTTCGACTTTTGGCATTG GTTTATACTGTAATCACTACTTCTTGCAAATGCTTGCTCAGATGGGGAGAGGTTACTATGATGCTGCATACGATGTAG ATTCAATCAGTTCTCGGCTAGAAAGACTACTTAACAGCACATCATCAGTCATTCTTGCGGACCTGAGAATCGATGCTTTGGAAAATCTTGATTCATTTGAG CTATATCCATGTTATCTGCCAGACCTGTTGTCTTCAAGATCACTGATTGTATCTGGCAGATTATTTGGGAACTGTCCTGACTCTATTAAAGTTAGCGGTACTTTAGCAGATTCGAGCAATTTCGTGGTGGATGTCAAAGTGCAAAAAGCTAAGGATTTTCCTTTGGAAAGA GTTTTCGCAAGGAGACAAATTGAAATGCTAACTGCCAATGCCTGGTTTTCCGGAAGCAAGCAACTGGAGGAGAAG GTTGTGAAATTGAGCTTGCAAACAGGGGTGCCTTCAGAATATTCCAACTTGATTTTGGTTGAAAATAAAAAGGAGAGGCAGACCTCTAAATTAGAGGTAACAGATGAG AAGACCTCCGACTTGAATGTCAAGAAAGTCATATACCTTCGAGCACTAGGTTTTGGTTTCGGCAACTTGAAGGCCACAGTAGACAATCTTCCTGTGGAAGCAGCAGAACCCAAGTTGCATGAAACTTCAGAAATGGTATTTGCAGCTGCTTCAAACTTTTGCGGCAAACTATGTGACTGTTGCTGTTGCATGTGTTTCATACAGTTCTGTTCTCGGGTTAATGATCGATGTGCTGTTACTTTAGCACAGCTTTGTACAGCACTTgcttgttttgagtgttttaGTTTTTGTTGTGAAGTCTGTGGAGAATGCGGCTAA